The genomic window CCACCGGACCAGTCACTTCCTTGGAAACTTGGGCACATGCTTCACCGTTAGTTGCTACTTGTTAACATTTGTTGAATGGTCGGATCATTTGGATGTGATTGGTAGCCTCCATCCATCAGACCTAACGTATTCACAACTTAACTACGTCTCACAAGCTTCGTAATGATATCACGTGGACCTTCACTCCTCTCacagttttgaggtcaaaccgcgaaaACCCTAGCACGGTTCTCAAAACATAACTATTCGTCACTTAcctccacctgaagcaagcgcttcgatgatgacatgtgtcctctatcttacgatcttgatcgtcagcaagtctctcccgctcccgatttCTCGGGGCATCTTGTCAGTTGCACCaatatccccttcgcttgactttgtcaacacgccgccttcatcaaccttcatctcttgcattgcttgacctccacgtgtaccgctaggatcatccttgactccgttcGGCTTCCTTGATTGTCCAACAcaaagcaccccgcttagccctgatcacccaTCGTCGTccgccaaattgcatccatcacctgcacacaataagaccagcaaacatgcatcttcaGAACCATAtaatatcatcacatgttagtccaaattgaattaagttgaaaaagatcagaCGTAACAAAAGATGTGAACATCGGATAGTCCGCGTTCACACCAGtgtaacaccagatcatccggtgagtacaactccactggaacccagtttgcattcctctctgaaaaaattagtctgaTGATCATAAAATCCCAACACCAGACAATCCCGTGAACACCTCAACATTTGATTCAGAATTGAAAGGCTCCAGTGAtactatccggtgttcacacatccatcaccagaccatctagtgagtacattatcactagaacctagtttttcaacctctctGAAAATCCTTGTCTGGTGAAGCCTTCAGTGATCACccgtgcacacaccggaccatccggtgaggctaccgCATCAGATTTCCACATTAGCACCATTCTCTagaaaaaattagtccggtgctcactctcatctacaccggaccttctggtgaatgaatttttctctgCCTCTGCGCTAAAAAGCTCCGGTTCTCACATCCaccacacaccggactatccggtgagtgtaaaccCTCACGGTGAACTATCCCGTGAGTGTAAGCTTCCTACACCAAGACAACAATATAAACTCtaattcttttcaactttggttagacaaaatcaacattgcagtaaccatgcatatgctaaccaataaaaactacacaatgtcaatcactcatcacacaagaCAAACCAatgcacatctcaacttggtttctcaatatccctcttgatgagtgcattgtcAATATCACAAAGAACAAAGGAAGGTTTGAAGATCGcacaagaagctcatccaaatgacaaaaactcgagaaagagtaagaacatgtcacttggtataagaagattgcaaaggctcgaagagaagaggagactagccaaaaagcaaataaaaacataaaaatgcAAAATATACTCTCCATATgttcccccttgatgaatgcatatgttttattatcaagtttttcattcattatgcaagatttttGTTGATTCACCATTTCTCCCCTTTGAGACTTGCTTTCAtgatttctccccctttggtaatgcaaacatcaaggtcaaaaagactatgcaatgtatgaatatgcaatcctaatgagtttttacaagtatatcacaaagcatttgcaagagctaTAAATGTCAAAGGGCTGTGAaaagtagaatgtggagctcacaatcgtATAGAGGCTTAAAAAGAAACAGTGACACAAAGACAtaaagctttacaagctaaacTTAAAGAATTAGTTGGCGCATTGAAGTTTACATAGCTgaatcatgttcaaagtgaccactacataagcatccacttaTACCGAGGTAATACAAGTATTAAGAACTAGCTAATTTCAATCttaaactaggcaaacaagtgtTTAGGATATAGggctttgcaaatgctcacatatgaaaccaagacttagattgatcaagtgattaaaaagaattaacatTTAGACACATTTATCTCATTTTCAATTTATTCTCAAGTTACCTCTTATCCAAACAAAGTGTCACGCGACTAGGTACGGCAAACACCTTGAGgtttcaagacaaccgtattggatcacattttaacACAAGacttaattttttatgattattcaatttgcacaagttatcaagatggccacaagatcaagttaagtagtatCTTTGCGACGCAaaggaacacatgttctccCAAAGTTCTATCATGGtctaaacatttaacaaagataaaaaatatagtgcaatgttccctaATCTATTGTCTTGAACTAAAAAATACTAGAGcaaaatattcatcaaactagtcttaacacaagAATTGACTAAGCCTAAACAATTACGAACATAGTGATCAAGTAAatagcatttcatagcctatataattcataaaaatgccaaattttatcTTAGTGAAAGATTCCTCGAGATGTTTCATATCAAAACgtcaagaagagcctaagattaaaagattgctctaCACAACTGCTCAACTtaatccaaattcaagtctagcacaAGAAAATACTAAAAACATATAAATCAATGCTTAATTACTataattatcttacatgatgagatgcaatacaaatgctcaaaaataagatagagtatttacaagtgcaactccccctcacacaagtcatagggatggcacactccaAACTCTCCTCTTAAATAGTCAAATCTGGTTGCATCTAGAAGTTTGATAAATATGTCGGCTAGCTAGTGTTGAGTAtcaatgtagctcaactcaatgtcttcttttttattgtggtctctcagaaagtgaaatctcacatctatgtgtttcaTTCTTGAATAATGAACTAGGTTGTTGGCTAAACTAATAGCATTAGTGTTGTCAACAAAAGTGACAAACTCTTGAAATCCAAttcaaaatctctcaaggtagcaaccatccacaaaatctgtgagcaacagctagtagcagctaaatattcagttttagaAGTAGACTGCACAacgctagactgtttgcgagaaAACTAACACATAAGAGAAGTTCCAAGAAATGACATGGATTAGAGATACTCTTCCTGtgaattctacaaccagcaaaatccgcattaAAGAACCTCGAAGAGAGAAGTGGCAAAATATGAAATACCATACTCCAAGTTGTGTTTGAGGTACCTGAGTATGTATTTCACCGTttggcggtgagacatcctTGGTGAAGTTTGGAAGCGCGCACACAAGTAAACGACGAAGTAAATGTCCGATCTTATCACCGTCATGTATAGAAGAAACCAATCATGCTTTTATACTCTCACTGGTTCACCTTCTCTTTTATCTTCATCCGGATTGGCGGGCGCTCTCACCAGAAGCCAGCCGAGTTCCACGAGCACCAGCGACATGGAGAAGGACGTCACCACGACGAACCCGAACGCCGCCAACACCCGCGGCATCTGCGCGCTGGACGAGACGTCGACGTCGCGGAACGCGCGCTGCACGTACAGGAGCATGGACCCAATGCCGGACGCCTGCTGGAAGACCTTGGCGACCAGAGCGGTGACGACTGTGCGACGGAGCGGCTCCGTCCAGGGGTGGGCACACGTGAGGTCATGGGTGTACAGATGTACActcaaatatttgtaaaaaatattACTAGTTTGGTTGCTCGGAGCTTCCGGATTCATAAGCTATTCTTGCGGAACGACATCCAAACGACAGAGATCCAAACTTTCCATGCAATCGGGCAGAATCGCCGTTTCTCTCCTGATTCAGCCCTTCTGTTTAGCTGTTTGCCTCAAAAATCCATATTTTCAATCTCTTTTCTCGATAAGTTTAGACTTTCTAAAAGGCTCCAAAAAATCTACCAATTTTTGTGTAGGTTGTATAATCtataagcaacccattttaactggttaCACTTAAAAAGCCCGAatagaattcaaattaaaattcattaaagttgattatttttgcacatttcatgaatttttagagctttaaAAGAATtccaaaaataagaaaaaaatcgccaatattcatcttaattaatgggctaatttgtaaaattatCTCCAGATGTAAGTTATATAGTGAAGTTTCAAGCTTCTTCGTATGACCTCActtttcatgaatttgatcaattccaattaaatgcaaatgtatgtaacaattgttaaaaaTGATCAGAGATGATGCTTATGTTGTATatgtatgtcaattgttgttactgaaaaaaaaatttctagAGAGAATATAGAACCAAAATGCTTCTGAGAGAAACCAAACGCTAGGCGGGGCACAATGACGGCGCGGGCATGAGCAAGGCGGGACGCACACGACTACGCACGGGTACAATCACGATAATTATGTACATCAAGTTGAAAATACTGTACCCGCCGCTGGCTCCGTCGGACCCGCCAGCAGCTCCCGCCATATCCCGCACTCCTCCATCCACCTGTAGCATGTCCTGGGAATTGCCACTGGGTCGTCGGCGCTGTCGTTCGGTGTGCCCAGCTCTGCTTTTATCTCGAGCAAACGGAGCTCGGCCTCCTCCAGTGTCGGCGACGTTCTGGAGAGCACGCGCCGGGCCTTGCTGACCTGGTCCTTGGTCACGAGCCACCGAGGCGACTCCAGCATGAGGAGGACGGCGGAGCAGAGCAACGCTGGAATGGCCATGCCGGTGGCTATGGTCAGCGGCCACGAGGCGCGGTGGGAGCTTCAAGAAACACGTGGAGTAGCATAGGCAACCGAGGATGCAGCCGAGGTACACGAAGCCGTCGGGGTGCGAGGTGAGCACGTCGCGCACGGAGAACGGGCTGAGCTCTGCGGCGTAGGCTGGGAAGATCATGAGCGCCAGGCCCATCCCCACGTCGTTGACGAAGACGCCGGCCGTGAAAGCCGCGAAGCTGGCGGAGAGTCTCCGGGCGAGCACGCCGGCGCAGAGCACGGCGATGAAGAGGTGGACGGTGCGGCGGTCGCCGATGAGGCATTGCGCTCCCACGGCCGCGACCGCgccggggagggggggggggggacgcgACGATGCACGCCAGGAGCTTCTGGTCGGTCGGCGCCATCACGGCCGTGCTGTACACTACGGCGAGGTCTgcataaaaaatacatgaaaatTTTGCAATGCGTAAATGGATAAGAAACATTGAAGAGAGCCAGAGAATCCGATTCCGTAGATGCTTATGAACGGGAGCTTGACACTTTCCGTAGCCCAAGAAGAGAGGCGTGGCCGATGAAAGCAAGGCAGTGGCGGAGGCGTACTTGTTCCCTGTGTCTGGGGGACGCCCGTCTCTCGTCTTCCTATATGACCGAGCATTCTGCATACCGGGGAGTTCACGTAAGATGATGGATCAAAGGATCAAGAATAAGAGATGAGCGTATGCAGCATTTCAGTTGCATCCTAAAGGTGCATGGCAATCGGCAGATGTTGATCGAACGCAGTGCGACTACTACTTCCAGAGTTTCATATCTCTCAAGTACTGAAGACAAGGAAGCCAATTTTGATTGACATTTTCTACAACCCTGAACAAGAATTTGGAGATGCAAAAAGAAGGAAGGGCAGAAAAGAGGGAAGAAGCACATGAACAATGCGTCTCATCAAGGCAGTTTAATCGTCCGTTCTCGAAAACAAAAGGATAATTTAATCATCAGGGAGAAATGTACCAGGCTGAGGCAGGCAAACGGTCTCCACACCACAACGATCTGCTCTCTGCAGATTGTATCTCCTGCACGCACACTAGTTCACCATTTCATCTTCAGCTTCATCCGGCGGATCCCTGTAGCCCTTGGTGACAGAGATGAAGAACTAGGGTTTGCAAGGTCGATTGGCAGGAAGGAATATGTGGAATTGGACTTTTCTCATCCATGGGATAGCTATCTCTGTGTCTCTTGAGAGACGCAGTCATTGCAGTGGCGACGTAACAGGCTCCTGAAACTGAGTAACCTACGCCCAAGAAACTATCGTCAGCTTGTTGATTAGCAGTAACAGTTGACCTAATTACTGGGGAGCAAATTTGTACCGCCTCGAGATTCCCCTCCACAAATGCGTCTAGTGACTCTGCCTCACACGCCTCAcgtgtttttcttttctatatAGATTTTCTGGCTGCTTAGTTTACAACTCCAAATATTAGTGTCCACCTTTTAAAACCTGTTACCTGAAACTGTGATGATCatctttcacaaaaaaaaaactgaggtATTTCAATGAAAACATTCAACTAGACATTACAAGCTTAGCCCTACCAGTTTTCGTTGAAGATTTCTGAGCTTTCGACTCGAAATTTCAATGTTTCAACTTTCAACACAAAGTAGGAACTCCCAACTTGGATTTTTGAACCAAATAACTGTAGAATAGAATCCCCGTACAGATAGGAGATAGCTAGGTTGACAAGACTGAAGCTTATAACAGCTTCAAGCTCACCCTAATAACCTCCTCCACccctcaaaaataaaaatagcctCCTCCAGATTGACCTCTGTTTTCATGAGTTCGGGGTAAACTCAAAATTGAGGTCACAAAAGGACACTGGACAGGTCGTTAACTCCACAAGATTAAAATCACCAAGGCTAAACACTAATTTAGGCCCATCCAAATCTCACACGAATGATAAAGATGGATTATTGAATCATTTTTCCAACCACCCGAACAACTCAGATTAGCACTATATTTCATATGGACTCTATATAACACAAATTCTCCACATTGCAATATTAGAAGGTAACATCATAGAGTTGCAGCTACACCGTACACTTCTCTTTTCCAAGTGACCAACGACATATATCAACCCTATTACTGAACATTAAAGAGAATCTATAAGCGAACAACCATCCTCCTCAGAATATACCAGCACTTGTGGCTGTCCTGATGATCTGAAAGAGAGCTGCATGAAGAAAAGAGTAAAGGACACAATTACTTCGTACAAAAGTTCATAAGGATGCTaccagaaaataaaaaaaatggaaattGCTCATGCTACATGGAAACTGACATAGCTGCAAGGTTTTCATTCTCCGAAAGTCTATTTttacaaagaaaaagaattatTTGTATACAATTGGAGTGTGCAATTTCGTAAATGTCTACGGTGACATAATGCCCCATCATCTTTTGACTTCTCTCGGGTTCTATGTCAATATACATATGAAATGACAGCAATGGAATCCTAATTCCCTGTTTTTATATGTAAAGTCTTAATCCTACCAAAGTCAGATCATTAGATTAGAATAGCTAATGCCCATAGGTAGTAGCATGAACTGTCACCAATGCATCTAGAGTCAACCATGAGACATCCAGTTTGTGATTTTCTAATAAGGAAACTGTACTAAATGAATCCAAAACAGGAAAGTGCCTAATTAATATACCAAGAAATGTACAACATTTTTAAAGAAAGCAATGCTACAAATACCCACTAGCACTTTTGCATAATTTAGTTGGAAAAGGCATAGAAGCACTACTCTTCAAAACAATAAGCATGTTATTGTAATACAAGTAAGAACTGAGGAGAAACTGCGTTTGTGTTGATGATCAAGATACTTGGAACAGAATGTTCAGAGCTGATTTTTGGTTGCTAAACTGACACACTAGACTAATAAAGACTAAAGAGTATCCGGGAAGACCTGCGAGTCAACCATAAAACATCGGAAACAAAGGGACTTACATGatccaacaacaacaaagacgAAAAACCCAAGCAAAATGGGTCCAACAGGATAATCATTTCCTTTCTTGACTGTCTCAGGAACAGCACCCCTCTTTGTGATATTCTTCTCAAATCGTGCTATTTTCCTATCAGCAAGACGCCTTGAGGTAGTCTGTTAGAAGTCAACCAAAAAATCATTCCACGagatgcaaaaaagaaaagaaaattacaaagaaACAAGATATTTGAATAGTGCAGCACCAAGGAAATAATACACGCAAGAAAATTATGTAGTATCAATGTACTGAAATATAGCAACATTGACATGGTACGATGAACACTGAATAGACCAATATGTTAAACACAATCTATTTGTATAATTAGTCCAGGTAATTTATAAATCAGTTTTTCAGCTATTTTAGGGGGAAAAAAAGTTAATCAAGGTACAATTGTACCACCTCTATGGTGTATCGCCAGTGTTGGCCCATTTGCCCCTAACTTGCTGATGGCTTTCTCAGATTTGTTTCTCATTTTGATGATCCGCAGTTTCTCCTATCCGCTTTCTCAAgggaatattttttttccatttcccctaaaaataataaaataataactGATCTGGTACTAACTGTTAGGCTGGCTAGCCCACAAAAATACATAAGCAAATCAACTAGTCCTCTGCAAAAAAAAGTGAATAATCAAGTGTTTGCATGCAAACATAATGCAAAAAACTCATCCTGAACTACCACAGATCATTCACAACTCGGGAAATCAACACCTGGCTCGCTGGTATTCCAAACCTGACATTTTGCTAGCCAGCAATAACTGACCTGTTAGCACCAATCCCCTAAACCTTGAATGGGAGTAACGCAGCAAGCATAACACAAGAATCAACAATTTAAACTGAAGGAAACTATGAACGTCATAGAACACTCCTACATGCATATAGAAATAGAACTTACATAACCTTCATGCATAACTTGTAGGTAGAACTTTATGCAACATTCCCACAGAAAGATGTAACCACTCAgaattcatttaaaaaaatcttcacCTTCGAACTCTAACCAGTATTTCTTTGATGGATATTCATGGAATCAGGATCAGGTCCAGAAACTGCAAGAAGAGAAATGAAAATGTATACGCTGccagttttctttttcttttgcaaaaggTGGATCCTTTTCAAAAGGTAGACTTGATTCTTCTGGACGAAAATTTTAATCTTCTtccataaaaatatatatatataccaggCAGAATTTGGATTTCCTTCTATATATGCATTACAATATTCACATCAGGCGTCGTCGAGTCGTCGACGGATCAGCGAGAAAATACGCCGAATCGGCGTTTCGGGAGAGGAGTCAAGATCAAACCGCGCACGGATCTGCGAGAACTCGTAGCCAAATAACGGCAACGCAGATTCATCTAACCAGACCGAATAAGCGTTTCTCAGAACCCCGTTGACtcttctaaaagaaaaaaaaagaccaaaTAATCGACGGTAGAGGACGAGGTCGGGCGCTTACCATGGTGACCGGCGCTGGTCGAGTTGCCGCAGCCGGACGCGGCGGGAGACGGGCGACTGGGGGCTGTTGCGCGAGgcgtctgaactctgaagctgCCAGACCGCGCGTCGCCCGGTTTTAACCCGAACCGGCGAACCCTCTCGCGTTTCCCATGGGATGTCCGGTGGCTTCGGTTTTGAGGAATGTCCGCCGCTccatcgatttttttttttcgaatccATCCAAAATTTGGTGCCACCGGATGAGTGGCTGATTGACGTTTTCTATGCGCGCCTATGAAACTTTAGTGTCCAATACGAGTAAATGAGATAACGTCTAGAAAATACATATAcgataattattatttaaaattaatgaaCTGATTATGCACCAGCAAGAAAAAAGTAATACAGCCAGCCATGCCGGTGCGAGCAACCGTCCAAATTAAATTcttattaattattaagttaattatttatataattacggctataatgattaatcagaatacaaTCTCAGTAGTCTcggtatgtgttttgtgcttaaaATTGAAACACACGTCTTCGTAACATATgttatcacaacaaagcttaataaaaagtgagtaatgaaattatattacaagtttttagaagattatcatttacaacaatttacaacactCGAATATTAGGAGGATGAAAGAACAATCTCACCTCCTAACTACCTAGAGATACTACGTATTGAAAAAcaaaatctatgaacaataAAAGATATGTGAAGTCATTTGCCCTAAGACATCACACTAAAATCTAGTATTTTGCACTACTATCCATCACCTACATCGGCGAGCGTGAAATAACCAAACATTAGCTTATCCTCACTTGTAGCACTTGTAAAAACAATATGAATACGAAGATATTAGCAaaacttaatctataatgggtacatataataatccgacttcaaggattatgtatttgaaTGAGTTAGTAAGGAATCAGTCACAAGATTAAGTAGATTCATATGCAAAatcaatttttgataaaaaggtgtgagcatctacacttaactGCATGTACCATGCTATTTTGATATCAACATCATGAACATATCTGTAAAAGAACAATCCTATCTCAACAATAGACATTACCAACCATTTTCCAACATATCATACCATCATGCTACATCGGTACTCTACGACTGATGTAAAttgacagaagcatgctcatgatcgagagcacggtaatttgaattgttcttacaccctgtggagggtatatctttacccacatatcataaggaccattcggcttgagtgaccacacaggtccacacagAGGGGGTACTTATGACAAACTTTCCCAAGTAAGCTTCGACTGATTGGGACATACGCTTTTAGGTGCGAGTGTCATCTAAAACTAttcctcgagcaaactagatacccctcaCAAGCCTATTATACTGACAACACCTAAGACGTTCAAGTTAAAGGGTCACAGCTACACGAGGTATCCGAGTCATCCTTCCCATATTAGATATGTTGTTActacgaaaagtgctagagctaaGTGTAATAATGGTCAGTGCCTAAACGATGCATGTGGTATATGGTATTtgagttcctctcccgacctacccctagcactgtCCATATCTCGccctcatcctcacaactcatacttcCCAACATTATCATTATCCTTGTGAACAATAAATAAgctctaagctcgcgaacaatggttaaaccaccgctcgacttctaccgaggacctatgcattgctaagcatatcggGAAAACTTTTAAGCTAGACAACAACATTGTTAACCCTGGCTATAAGGATACAGATCATCAACAATTCAATGTAGATataatacatcaacataggttctacctatataACCGACACAGATTTGCTAAAGGCacaacatacatatagcataatttatcatttgGACTCAACACAATCCAAAATACAAGATGcaatatgcttatatgcttgccttgctgctctaaCGCTTGCATGATGCTTTCTACgcagcactcacaaaactctatTAGTTTGGTGTCACCTTCGATCACTTGAATCGTCGACATGTCGCTCTCTAAATAAGTCGAGAATGCATCgaataagaaaatgatgatgaaaATATATACTTATGATGCACTAAACACAACTGGTATGCAAAGCGACATATTCCAAAAGCATCTGCTAAAGATCAGCAAACGAATAGAGTTAGAAAAGATTTAAACCTCAAATGGGACAACTAAAGACTACAGTGCACTGTGTAGCTTGTGGTCAGACCAGAagaagtggcggtcagaccatcaGTGTGCAGAAAGTTTTGTGCTCTAGCAGTCAGACCGGACCCCTAGGTGGTCAGACTGGCTCTAGCggcggtctgactcctgactatggaATCTGAAATGGAACTAATTGGCTAAGTCTCATTCCAGTGGTTATATAtaatggcggtcagaccgttggGCCCTACCAGCAGCACCTTGGTGGGGTTGTTGATGAAGGCTCTGGCGTTGCCTtcgaccatgaagggtaccaaaatgctctaggAGACTAGTAgagtgcttctagggtggtttTGACAGCATTCACTGAGCCAAACTTGGAAAGCTCCATGGATGGGATCTAGGCTAGGGTGGAGCTCGGGTCTAAATGGAATGGGGACCAATTAGCTCTCGGGGATGACGGGAAAATGGTAGGATATGTCTCACCTTAGCGTAGGGAAACTTTCTATTAGAGAGGATCACTCCGGGGAAGCtctgatttggagatcgggctccggAGTGGTGTATGAGCTTGAGGTGAATGAACGCACGTAGAAACTCCTTtggcgaagaggaggaaggggatgagctcaaGGAAGTCCTTGAGGAGCTTGAGGAGCCTCTCCCATTGATCTCCGGTCGTCGAGGTCATcatctcccttctctcccttaGTTCGTGtgaagagagtgagtgagagtgagaaggaagtgagagagagattagTTGATGGCTTAAGTGGAAAGCCATTGCgcgctggcggtcagaccacgggcTCGGGTGGTCATACTGCCCTGGTACAGAGGCCAAAATGGCTATGCACTTCTCTGATGATCagatcgacggtggtgcagtTGGACCGCCAGAAGAGGGTCTTTTTCCAATTTCTTCATAAAGGTCTAGGGTCTTCCTAACCATCTCTAAACTATTTATACTCAAAATAAATGGTGGA from Phragmites australis chromosome 14, lpPhrAust1.1, whole genome shotgun sequence includes these protein-coding regions:
- the LOC133891543 gene encoding uncharacterized protein LOC133891543 isoform X1, which encodes MGQHWRYTIETTSRRLADRKIARFEKNITKRGAVPETVKKGNDYPVGPILLGFFVFVVVGSSLFQIIRTATSAGIF
- the LOC133891543 gene encoding uncharacterized protein LOC133891543 isoform X2, whose protein sequence is MTTSRRLADRKIARFEKNITKRGAVPETVKKGNDYPVGPILLGFFVFVVVGSSLFQIIRTATSAGIF